DNA sequence from the Sediminibacillus dalangtanensis genome:
AAACAGCTTGAAAATTTACAAGGTAAAAAAGAACTGAGTAATGAGCGTTTTAAGCATTTTGAGGATAACAAATCGAAATTAGAGGAAGAAAATGGCCAACTAAAAATACGGATGGACAAGCTGGAAACCGGTTTGGCAGAGGAACAAGAGAAGTTAGCCCGGCTGGAAGCCGAAAGACGTGAAACAAACAAAAGTCTGAAGCAGACTGCAGAATTGCTTACCACCTCGAAGCAGAACATAGAGGAGCAAATTGAAGAATTAAAAAGTGACTATATTGAAAAATTGAATGAACAGGCAGCAAAACGAAATGAGCGTCAGTCCATCGCCAGGCAGTTGGAGCAACTCAACCTGAAAAAGGACAATCAACAGGATAAATTCAAAGGCTTGATCAATGAAAGGGGAAAGCTGGAACAAAAGCTGGCTGATTTGCAGGCGGAACTGGCAGAGAGGACTGACAACCGGCAGGCAGCTGAACAGACTTATGAAAAACAGAGAAAAACCTTGGAAGCGGATAATGCAGCTTATCAAGAATTGCAGACAAAGCTTTATCAAGGGTATCAGTACATTGAAAAGTTAAAGTCAAAGAAAGAAATGCTCGAAGATATGAAGGAAGGGTATCAAGGTTTTTTTCACGGGGTTAAAGAAGTTCTGAAGGCCAGAGAGGATAAAGAATTGACCGGAATCGACGGAGCCGTGATCGAATTGATCGATGTTCCAGCCAAGTTGATCCCGGCAGTCGAAACAGCGCTTGGAGGTCAAGCTCAGCATATTGTTATGGAAGATGAATCCAAAGCGAGAGCTGCGATTAACTGGCTAAAAAAGTATAACAAAGGCCGCGCGACCTTTTTGCCGATAACAGCCATTAAATCGAAATACATTCCCGGTGATTTGTTAGCGGGAGTGAAAAATCACCAAGGCTTTGTTGGTGTAGGAGCGGAGCTGGTTTCTTTCCAACAAAGACACAAGGGGATAGCAGAAAGTCTGTTGGGAAATGTGGTAATTGCGGATAACCTTAAGTCTGCAAACGAAATTGCTATTCGTCTGCATCGGAAGTTCCGAGTCGTGACGTTGGACGGAGACATCATTAACCCAGGCGGGTCGATGACTGGCGGAGCGAAGAAAAAATCGGGTCAATCCTTGTTTTCCCGTGAAAAAGACTTGCAGGAAGTGACAGACAAACTAAATGAATTTCAGCAAAAAGCGTTGGAATTTGAACAGAAGGTCAAGTCACGGAAACAAGCAAACGAAGAGTTGGAACAAGTGATGGAAAAGCAGCGTGAGGCAATAAGAGTAGCACAGCAACGAGAACAAGAAACAAGAACTGCCATGAAAGAAACGGAAGTAAATGTTGCTCATTACAACGAAAACTTAAAATTATACGATCAAGATACCAATCAATATGAAACAGATCTTTTTGATTTGAAGCAACGGAACGCGAGATTGGAAGAGGAGTTAAGCGAGCTGGAAAGAACGCTGGAGGATCTCCAAGGTAAAATTGATGATTGTACCCGTAGGCAATCCGATTATCAAGAAAACCAGGAGAAGTTGCAAGAGAGACATCAACGATTGCAAATATCCCTAGCTGAACAGGATGCCAACGTGAACAGTCAAAAAGAAAAATGCAAGACACTGAATCAGCAACTCGAAGAAACTAAACAGGCTTTCCGAGAAAACAAGGAACAATTGGAGAAAATGTTCGATTTTCAAAACAACCGTGAAACGGAAGAGGAAATTGACGCGAAGCTTGAAGAGAAACAAAAACAAAAGGATAAAGTGGCTGAATTGATTCAAGTACGACGTCAGGAACGTCTGAAAAGAACGAAAAAGGCAGGCGATCAAGAACGGGAAATCAAAGAGAAAAATCGGATCCATCAGTCGCTGGCTCAGGATTTGCAGGATAAAGAGCTGAAAGCTGCCAGGTATGATGTCGAATTGGAAAACCGGCTGAACCATCTGCAAAACGAGTACGCGCTTAGCTATGAAAAAGCGGCTCAAGATTATGAAAAGGCAGAGGATATCGATCAGGCAAAACAGTCGGTGAAGTTAATCAAACGTTCTATCGAAGAACTTGGTACTGTCAATCTTGGCGCGATTGATGAATATGAGCGGATCAGTGAACGATATGAATTTCTTACAGAACAGCAGACAGATTTGGTACAGGCGAAGGATACGCTGTTCGGAGTTATTTCCGAGATGGATGGGGAAATGGTCAGGAGATTCGAAACAACATTTATGCAAATCAAGGAAGAGTTTTCTATTGTCTTTTCCGCCTTGTTCGGAGGCGGGAGTGCAGAATTGAAATTGACGAATCCCGAAAACATGCTGGAAACAGGCGTCGATATCATCGCAAGGCCACCTGGTAAAAAACTACAGCACTTAGGATTGCTTTCCGGGGGAGAAAGAGCTTTGACGGCGATCGCGCTGTTGTTTGCGATTTTGCGTGTCCGTCCGGTTCCGTTCTGTGTACTGGATGAAGTGGAGGCCGCTCTGGACGATGCAAATGTCAGCAGGTTTGCCAGGTATTTAAAGGAGTTTAGCGAAAAAACACAATTTATTGTGATTACCCACAGAAAGGGTACAATGGAGGAAGCGGACGTATTATACGGGGTAACCATGCAGGAGTCGGGAGTTTCCCGTCTTGTATCGGTCCGGCTGGAAGATGCGCCTGCATTAGTGAAAGCATAAATGCACTAGAAAGGAAGGTATTATGAGCTTTTTTAAGAAACTAAAAGAAAAATTCAGCGGTGATACTGCTGATCAACAAGAGGCCCAGCCTGAAACGTATAAAGAAGGGCTTTCCAAGACGAGAAGCTCTTTTTCCAGCAAAATAAATGACCTAGTTGCACGTTATCGTAAGGTGGATGAGGACTTTTTTGAAGACCTGGAAGAAATATTAATTTCGGCAGATGTAGGCGTTACGGCTGTAATGGATCTTATCGATGAATTGAAAATGGAAGTGAAACGCAGAAACATTAAAGACAGTGGAGAAATGAAAGAAGTCATTTCTGAAAAGCTGGTCGAAATCTATTATGGGGAGAAAGACGGAGACACGGCAAAATTGCAGTTGAAAGAAGATGGACTGTCTGTCATTTTATTTGTCGGGGTCAATGGCGTCGGAAAAACGACGACCATAGGAAAAATGGCTCACCAATTGAAACAAGAAGGAAAAAAAGTAATCATGGCAGCAGGTGACACCTTCCGTGCCGGAGCGATTGAGCAGTTGGAAGTCTGGGGGGAAAGAGCCGGGGTTGATGTGATCAAGCATAATGCTGGGAGTGACCCGGCTGCAGTAGTTTACGATGGCATCCAGGCAGCGAGATCCAGAGGGGCCGATGTTTTACTGTGTGATACGGCTGGACGATTGCAGAACAAAGTCAATTTGATGAATGAACTTGCCAAAGTGAAAAAAGTCATTTCCAGAGAAGTTCCAGACGGCCCGCAAGAGGTGCTGCTTGTCCTCGATGCCACCACAGGTCAGAATGCGATGAGCCAGGCCAAAACCTTTTCGGAAGCGACGGACGTGTCAGGAATCGTTCTGACCAAGTTGGATGGTACGGCAAAAGGTGGCATTGTACTTGCTATTCGAAATGAATTACAGATACCAGTAAAGTTTGTCGGCTTAGGTGAGAAAGTGACTGATTTACAGTCTTTCGATGCGCACGCCTTTGTTTACGGATTGTTTGCAGATATGCTGGAAGAGGAAACATCTTGACACGACCTAAGAATGTTAGGTAGTATTTCATTGTAAAGGCATTTCACTTAACAAGGAGTGCTCGCTTTGCTGGAAAAAACGACAAGAATTAATTTTCTATTTGACTTTTATCAGGAATTGCTGACGCCAAAACAGCGAAATTACATGGAACTGTACTATTTGGAGGATTATTCACTCGGCGAGATCTCTGAAACATTTGAAGTTTCACGACAAGCCGTGTACGATAATATCCGACGTACGGAATCGATGCTGGAAGCTTATGAGGATAAGCTCCATTTGTATAAGAAGTTTTCAGAGCGAACCCAGTTGCTGGAGCAGCTGGAACAAGCGCTGAAAGGAAATCAGTTAACTACTTTAAGGGAATTGGTTGATTCACTTAAAGAATTAGATTAAGGGGGCTCCTTCTATGGCATTTGAAGGCTTGGCCGAACGCCTGCAAGGGACAATCCAACGTATCAAGGGAAAAGGGAAAGTCACGGAGCAGGATGTAAAGGAAATGACAAGAGAAGTACGGCTTGCTTTATTGGAAGCAGATGTCAACTTCAAAGTCGTGAAAGATTTTGTCAAACGCATTAAAGAACGTGCAGTCGGGCAGGAAGTAATGGAAAGTCTGACGCCCGGCCAGCAGGTAATCAAAGTAGTAAGGGACGAACTGACGGAGCTGATGGGAGGCGAGCAAAGCAAAATAGCAGTAGCCGACCGTCCGCCAACCGTGATTATGATGGTTGGTCTTCAGGGGGCAGGTAAAACGACTACCACTGGGAAGCTTGCGAACTTACTCCGTAAAAAATATAATAGGAATCCGCTTTTGGTTGCAGCGGATGTTTATCGACCGGCTGCTATTAACCAGTTGGAAACATTGGGCAAGCAATTGAGCATGCCGGTGTTCTCTCTGGGTACAGATGCAAATCCAGTCGATATTGCCAATCAGGCTATCGAACAAGCAAAGGCGGAACATCAGGATTACGTTATCATTGATACGGCAGGCCGTCTGCATGTCGACAATGAATTAATGGACGAACTGGATCAAATCAAGTCCAATGTAAAACCGGATGAAATCTTCTTGGTAGTTGACGCGATGACAGGACAAGATGCTGTCAATGTAGCGGAAAGCTTCAACGAACAGCTCGATGTCACGGGTGTAGTATTGACGAAATTGGATGGCGACACGCGTGGCGGCGCTGCCTTATCGATTAAAGCTGTTACAGACAAACCGATTAAATTTGCCGGGATGGGAGAAAAACTAGATGAGTTGGAAGCATTTCATCCAGAACGGATGGCTTCTAGAATCTTGGGTATGGGCGACGTTCTTTCGCTGATCGAAAAAGCACAAGATACAGTGGATGAGAACAAAGCCAAGGAATTGGAAGAAAAGATGCGATCTGCGTCCTTCACATTTGATGACTTCCTGGAGCAAATGGGACAGGTCCGAAATATGGGACCTTTGGAAGACTTAATCGGTATGCTCCCTGGCGCAAATAAAATGAAGGGTTTAAAGAATGTTCAATTCGATGAAAAACAACTTTCCCATGTCGAAGCGATCATCCAGTCCATGACAAAACAGGAACGGCAGGACCCCGGGGTCATGAACGCCAGCCGGAAGAAGCGGATTGCTAAAGGTGCCGGAAGATCGGTGTCGGAAGTCAATCGACTGCTCAAACAATTTGAAGAAATGAAGAAAATGATGAAGCAGATGACCAACATGCAAAAAGGGAAAAAAGGCAAAGGAATGAAATTTCCGTTCATGTAATGGAAAAACCCTTTACAGACAAATGAACATCTGATAGAATCTAAACTTGTGATAAGCAATATAAATGATGGAGGTGCAAGACATGGCTGTTAAAATTCGTTTAAAGCGTATGGGTTCAAAAAGAAATCCATTTTATCGTGTAGTAGTAGCTGATTCACGTTCTCCTCGTGACGGACGTTTTATTGAACAAATTGGCACTTACAATCCGGTAGCCAATCCGGTTGAAGTAAAACTAGATGAAGATAAGGCGCTTGACTGGATGACTAAAGGCGCTAAGCCTAGTGATACAGTACGTAACCTTTTCTCAAAAGAAGGCATCATGACGAAATTCCACGATACGAAAAACCAAAAGTAAAGTAGAGTGATATCATGAAAGCCTTAATCGAAACGATGGTGGCTCCGTTGGTCGATCATCCGGAAGATGTCCAGGTGACAGTCAAGGAAGACGATGAAAGATTGACTTACCATCTAACTGTCAATCAGGATGATGTCGGAAAAGTAATCGGGAAAAACGGACGAATCGCAAAAGCTGTTCGGACGGTTGTTTATGCAGCCGGTTCGGATGAAACAAAGCGAATCTATTTGGATATCATGTAAAAAGGGGAAGGGGGAACCTTTCCCTTTTTTCCAAATTCATAAAAGTTGTCATCCTTTTTTTCCTGCCTCACTAGAACAAGCCTGGTCTCGGGGACAGCTTTTAATAGGTCTTTTGAACAGGGTACGACCAGTAATCCATTTCGAGCCAGTGATATGTGGCTTGGGATATATGGAGGAAAGGCAGGGGCTGGTATTGAAAATAATTCGTAAAATTCCTGTCAAGCAGGTAATAACGGAGAGAAGCAAGGAAAGACTGGTGAAACAGTTTAACCAAAATAAACAGCAGCTTGAACAAGAGTGTCAACAACTGCAATTTGAACAGCGGAAACTACAAAATAAAAAAGGAGTTTCCAAACATGAAGTAGCCAAACGGTTCCAACAGGAAATAAAAAAGCGCAAAGACAAAATCAAGTGGATAGAATTTCAATTGGAGCAGTTGGACATCCTGCCTATTGGCAGTGAAATAACAGAAGAAGAAGTTGAAACTCTTGTTGAAGTTGAAGAAGGATCTAACTGGAGTGACATTTCCGATAACAAAGCAATCATCGTGAAAGATGGCATCGTGATCCAAATTACATAGCAGGTGAAGATATGAGCGAAGAAATGTACAATGTAGGAAAAATTGTAAATACCCACGGGATAAAGGGAGAAGTAAAGGTAGTGCGGATTACCGATTTTGATGAACGATTTGAAACTGGAAGCAGGTTATACTGGTCTGATGGCCAAGGCAGCCAGATAGCCCTTACTGTTGATGGTCACCGCAGGCATAAAAACTTTGATTTATTGCACTTCTCCGGCTATGATTCCCTTAATGATGCAGAAGCCTTAAAAAATGGCGTGCTTCAAGTAAGGGAAGAGCAACTGGCGCCCTTAGAAGAAGGCGAATTTTATTACCACGAAATCATTGGCTGCGAAGTTTATACGACGAATGGAGAATTCCTTGGGAAAATCAAAGAAATTTTATCACCAGGTGC
Encoded proteins:
- the smc gene encoding chromosome segregation protein SMC; the protein is MFLKRLDTVGFKSFAERVSVDFVPGVTAVVGPNGSGKSNITDAIRWVLGEQSAKSLRGSKMEDIIFQGSDSRKALNIAEVTLTLDNSDQALPLDYQEVSVTRRVYRSGESEFLINKQTCRLKDIIDLFMDSGLGREAFSIISQGKVEEILSSKPEERRSIFEEAAGVLKYKQRKKKAEYKLAETQENLNRIEDIIYEIDGQLEPLKEQAAVAKDYLQKKDDLKKVEIALLIAEIEEMHGKWKAILAEIEIQKEKEVALQTSIQQKQADLEEGRSQIQALDESIEALQESLLDLTKQLENLQGKKELSNERFKHFEDNKSKLEEENGQLKIRMDKLETGLAEEQEKLARLEAERRETNKSLKQTAELLTTSKQNIEEQIEELKSDYIEKLNEQAAKRNERQSIARQLEQLNLKKDNQQDKFKGLINERGKLEQKLADLQAELAERTDNRQAAEQTYEKQRKTLEADNAAYQELQTKLYQGYQYIEKLKSKKEMLEDMKEGYQGFFHGVKEVLKAREDKELTGIDGAVIELIDVPAKLIPAVETALGGQAQHIVMEDESKARAAINWLKKYNKGRATFLPITAIKSKYIPGDLLAGVKNHQGFVGVGAELVSFQQRHKGIAESLLGNVVIADNLKSANEIAIRLHRKFRVVTLDGDIINPGGSMTGGAKKKSGQSLFSREKDLQEVTDKLNEFQQKALEFEQKVKSRKQANEELEQVMEKQREAIRVAQQREQETRTAMKETEVNVAHYNENLKLYDQDTNQYETDLFDLKQRNARLEEELSELERTLEDLQGKIDDCTRRQSDYQENQEKLQERHQRLQISLAEQDANVNSQKEKCKTLNQQLEETKQAFRENKEQLEKMFDFQNNRETEEEIDAKLEEKQKQKDKVAELIQVRRQERLKRTKKAGDQEREIKEKNRIHQSLAQDLQDKELKAARYDVELENRLNHLQNEYALSYEKAAQDYEKAEDIDQAKQSVKLIKRSIEELGTVNLGAIDEYERISERYEFLTEQQTDLVQAKDTLFGVISEMDGEMVRRFETTFMQIKEEFSIVFSALFGGGSAELKLTNPENMLETGVDIIARPPGKKLQHLGLLSGGERALTAIALLFAILRVRPVPFCVLDEVEAALDDANVSRFARYLKEFSEKTQFIVITHRKGTMEEADVLYGVTMQESGVSRLVSVRLEDAPALVKA
- the rpsP gene encoding 30S ribosomal protein S16, translated to MAVKIRLKRMGSKRNPFYRVVVADSRSPRDGRFIEQIGTYNPVANPVEVKLDEDKALDWMTKGAKPSDTVRNLFSKEGIMTKFHDTKNQK
- the rimM gene encoding ribosome maturation factor RimM (Essential for efficient processing of 16S rRNA) encodes the protein MSEEMYNVGKIVNTHGIKGEVKVVRITDFDERFETGSRLYWSDGQGSQIALTVDGHRRHKNFDLLHFSGYDSLNDAEALKNGVLQVREEQLAPLEEGEFYYHEIIGCEVYTTNGEFLGKIKEILSPGANDVWVTSRKGKKDLLIPYIEDIVKTIEVDQKRVTIEPMEGLLDE
- the ffh gene encoding signal recognition particle protein: MAFEGLAERLQGTIQRIKGKGKVTEQDVKEMTREVRLALLEADVNFKVVKDFVKRIKERAVGQEVMESLTPGQQVIKVVRDELTELMGGEQSKIAVADRPPTVIMMVGLQGAGKTTTTGKLANLLRKKYNRNPLLVAADVYRPAAINQLETLGKQLSMPVFSLGTDANPVDIANQAIEQAKAEHQDYVIIDTAGRLHVDNELMDELDQIKSNVKPDEIFLVVDAMTGQDAVNVAESFNEQLDVTGVVLTKLDGDTRGGAALSIKAVTDKPIKFAGMGEKLDELEAFHPERMASRILGMGDVLSLIEKAQDTVDENKAKELEEKMRSASFTFDDFLEQMGQVRNMGPLEDLIGMLPGANKMKGLKNVQFDEKQLSHVEAIIQSMTKQERQDPGVMNASRKKRIAKGAGRSVSEVNRLLKQFEEMKKMMKQMTNMQKGKKGKGMKFPFM
- a CDS encoding YlqD family protein: MKIIRKIPVKQVITERSKERLVKQFNQNKQQLEQECQQLQFEQRKLQNKKGVSKHEVAKRFQQEIKKRKDKIKWIEFQLEQLDILPIGSEITEEEVETLVEVEEGSNWSDISDNKAIIVKDGIVIQIT
- the ftsY gene encoding signal recognition particle-docking protein FtsY, translating into MSFFKKLKEKFSGDTADQQEAQPETYKEGLSKTRSSFSSKINDLVARYRKVDEDFFEDLEEILISADVGVTAVMDLIDELKMEVKRRNIKDSGEMKEVISEKLVEIYYGEKDGDTAKLQLKEDGLSVILFVGVNGVGKTTTIGKMAHQLKQEGKKVIMAAGDTFRAGAIEQLEVWGERAGVDVIKHNAGSDPAAVVYDGIQAARSRGADVLLCDTAGRLQNKVNLMNELAKVKKVISREVPDGPQEVLLVLDATTGQNAMSQAKTFSEATDVSGIVLTKLDGTAKGGIVLAIRNELQIPVKFVGLGEKVTDLQSFDAHAFVYGLFADMLEEETS
- a CDS encoding KH domain-containing protein, with protein sequence MKALIETMVAPLVDHPEDVQVTVKEDDERLTYHLTVNQDDVGKVIGKNGRIAKAVRTVVYAAGSDETKRIYLDIM
- a CDS encoding putative DNA-binding protein — encoded protein: MLEKTTRINFLFDFYQELLTPKQRNYMELYYLEDYSLGEISETFEVSRQAVYDNIRRTESMLEAYEDKLHLYKKFSERTQLLEQLEQALKGNQLTTLRELVDSLKELD